Proteins from one Podospora pseudoanserina strain CBS 124.78 chromosome 1, whole genome shotgun sequence genomic window:
- a CDS encoding hypothetical protein (EggNog:ENOG503PHJ1) — MAPSHSEVSNRPKNENDHLETGQQIAHGSAGDQNLSPKVARADKQAPAPEHEHGAGIPGMNASGGSSQGLSTGPNAGQGKGPLKP; from the exons atGGCTCCCTCCCACAGCGAAGTATCCAACCGTCCCAAGAACGAGAACGACCACCTCGAGACAGGTCAGCAAATTGCCCACGGCTCCGCCGGCGACCAGAAT CTCTCCCCGAAGGTCGCCCGTGCAGATAAGCAGGCTCCTGCACCTGAACACGAGCATGGGGCCGGAATTCCGGGTATGAATGCCAGTGGAGGCTCCAGTCAGGGGCTGTCGACGGGGCCGAATGCTGGTCAAGGGAAGGGACCGCTGAAGCCTTGA